One genomic window of Streptomyces sp. NBC_01498 includes the following:
- a CDS encoding nuclear transport factor 2 family protein encodes MSGLFPRRSPRSTAATAAGIDHVRLSYHYRDTGDIDAFGSLLHEDVQVKRPDAPFGHGRDEVIRLHTRMAGAREHHHIYKIVADGDCVVVTGSYTGACAGAGGDGGPDGGPAGPLEFADVFTLTDDGMLLGYRRFYFVAPN; translated from the coding sequence ATGAGCGGCCTGTTTCCGAGACGGTCGCCGCGAAGTACCGCCGCCACGGCGGCCGGCATCGATCATGTGCGGCTGTCCTACCACTACCGCGACACCGGGGACATCGACGCGTTCGGCTCGCTGCTGCACGAGGACGTGCAGGTCAAGCGGCCGGACGCGCCCTTCGGGCACGGCCGCGACGAGGTCATCCGGCTGCACACGCGGATGGCCGGCGCCCGGGAGCACCATCACATCTACAAGATCGTGGCCGACGGTGACTGTGTCGTGGTGACGGGCAGCTACACGGGGGCCTGCGCGGGGGCGGGCGGCGACGGCGGACCGGACGGGGGGCCCGCCGGTCCGCTGGAGTTCGCCGACGTGTTCACGCTCACCGACGACGGCATGCTCCTCGGCTACCGGCGGTTCTACTTCGTCGCGCCGAACTGA
- a CDS encoding cryptochrome/photolyase family protein: MAPRTHWLFGDQLGPRFLDPRHGGPDAQAPVVMIEARSVLRRRRFHRAKAHLVLSAMRHRAAELGDRVSYIRAETYAEGLERAREQAEGLAPAGARRTAGLTVCHPTSRAALDFVSALDGVEVLPARGFLVGQGDFEEWAARGSGRSLRLESFYRWVRAGHGLLMDGDEPAGGKWNLDHENREPPPRGSPTLDVRGPWEPSEDDIDAEVRHDLDRWERDGDVSFVGRDGPRRFPATRREALAALRHFVRHRLPDFGCYEDAMLAADPALSHSLLSAPLNLGLLDPAECVERAERAWRAGDAPLNSVEGFVRQIAGWREYVWQLYWHFGEDYRQRNALRHTAPLPGWFLDLDADAVTANCLSTVLAQVRDTGWTHHIPRLMVLGSRALQDGWDPAAVTDWFHRCFVDGYDWVMLPNVVGMSQYADGGLMTTKPYTSGGAYIHRMSDLCGPCAYRPAERTGDRACPYTAGYWAFLHRHRARLAANHRTARAVTGLDRLKDLAELLDAAARRGAAPP; this comes from the coding sequence ATGGCGCCACGCACGCACTGGCTCTTCGGCGACCAACTCGGCCCGCGTTTCCTCGATCCCCGGCACGGCGGTCCCGACGCGCAGGCGCCGGTCGTCATGATCGAGGCACGCTCGGTACTGCGGCGGCGCCGCTTCCACCGGGCCAAGGCCCACCTCGTCCTCTCGGCGATGCGGCACCGCGCCGCCGAACTCGGCGACCGGGTCAGCTACATCCGGGCGGAGACGTACGCCGAGGGGCTTGAACGGGCCCGCGAACAGGCCGAGGGGCTCGCACCGGCCGGGGCGCGCCGCACGGCCGGGCTGACCGTCTGCCACCCCACCTCCCGCGCCGCGCTGGATTTCGTGAGCGCGCTCGACGGGGTGGAGGTCCTGCCGGCGCGGGGCTTCCTGGTCGGCCAGGGGGACTTCGAGGAGTGGGCGGCGCGCGGCTCCGGGCGAAGTCTGCGGCTGGAGAGCTTCTACCGCTGGGTCCGCGCGGGGCACGGTCTGCTGATGGACGGGGACGAACCGGCGGGCGGGAAGTGGAACCTCGACCACGAGAACCGTGAGCCGCCACCGCGCGGCAGCCCGACCCTGGATGTCCGGGGGCCCTGGGAACCTTCCGAGGACGACATCGACGCCGAGGTCCGGCACGACCTCGACCGCTGGGAGCGTGACGGCGACGTCTCCTTCGTCGGCCGGGACGGGCCACGGCGGTTTCCCGCCACCCGCCGGGAGGCGCTGGCCGCGCTGCGCCACTTCGTCAGGCACCGGCTGCCGGACTTCGGCTGCTACGAGGACGCCATGCTCGCGGCCGACCCCGCGCTCAGCCACAGTCTGCTCTCCGCGCCGCTCAATCTCGGGCTCCTCGACCCGGCGGAGTGCGTCGAGCGGGCCGAACGGGCGTGGCGCGCCGGTGACGCGCCGCTCAACAGCGTCGAGGGCTTCGTCCGGCAGATCGCCGGCTGGCGGGAGTACGTCTGGCAGCTCTACTGGCACTTCGGTGAGGACTACCGGCAGCGGAACGCGCTGCGCCACACCGCGCCGCTGCCCGGCTGGTTCCTCGATCTGGACGCCGACGCGGTCACCGCCAACTGCCTGTCCACGGTCCTCGCACAGGTACGGGACACCGGGTGGACCCATCACATCCCGCGCCTGATGGTCCTGGGGAGCCGGGCGCTCCAGGACGGCTGGGACCCGGCGGCCGTGACCGACTGGTTCCACCGCTGCTTCGTCGACGGCTACGACTGGGTCATGCTCCCCAACGTCGTCGGCATGTCCCAGTACGCCGACGGCGGCCTCATGACCACCAAGCCCTACACCTCCGGAGGCGCGTACATCCACAGGATGAGCGACCTCTGCGGGCCCTGTGCCTATCGGCCGGCCGAGCGTACGGGCGACCGTGCCTGCCCCTACACGGCGGGTTACTGGGCCTTCCTGCACCGCCACCGGGCACGGCTGGCCGCCAACCACCGCACGGCCCGCGCCGTCACGGGCCTGGACCGGCTCAAGGATCTGGCGGAACTCCTCGACGCCGCGGCGCGGCGTGGTGCCGCGCCTCCCTGA
- a CDS encoding DUF6480 family protein, with the protein MTDPLVPPQETPPAEGCIAEAHEERPDGGIWEHPGVWLGLILFGAVLVAAFLIGRVIAF; encoded by the coding sequence ATGACCGATCCGCTCGTACCTCCTCAGGAGACCCCGCCGGCCGAGGGCTGCATCGCCGAGGCCCACGAGGAACGGCCGGACGGAGGCATCTGGGAGCACCCCGGCGTCTGGCTGGGGCTGATCCTGTTCGGTGCCGTGCTCGTCGCGGCCTTTCTCATCGGCCGGGTGATCGCCTTCTGA
- a CDS encoding AfsR/SARP family transcriptional regulator, whose protein sequence is MIESSAVERTSSAQLAFLILGPLEVRGPAGHVRIPPGRQEAILAALLLDANRVVSTDYLVDLIWDEEPPGTARTQVQICVSRLRKGLTEAGIDAPITTRPPGYLLRAADEMLDLRLFNRRTAEARVLVKEGRGAEAAELLRAAAALWRGQCLGGVTSDALRAKALQLDEDRLNAVETYIQLELDLGRHHQLVGEIGRLLHENPLRERLRGQLMLALHRSGRQSEALDIYRAGRDLLIEELGLLPGEELRLLETAILAGDSALHAGPLAPVAGTALAPAPAPAPVRTSVEPPALLPADPADVGHRDELPHQLPTDTADFVGDEVLIGTVEAVLTGGAGQGAVGVAVMVGKPGIGKSTTATHIAHRLSGKVFPDGQLYCDLRGAGADPVAPADALGRFLRALGIPGPVIPASLDERAEMYRTLMATRRVLVVLDDAYNESQVRPLLPGSDCCAVLVTSRSRMTALPGARRIELTILDETRALELMSLILGPERVSDEREAAKALIRTVGGLPLALRIVAARLAARPHWSLASMVNRLANERHRLDELAYGEMTIRTSLSLTFDGLDATDRHLLRRLSLAEGPTLPGWLAGALLDDQRPQPSDLMESLVDVQMLDVVSVENTGEFRYRFHEIIKVYAREQLSVTDSRSVRQSATERMLGGWLALAERAHRKIYGGDYTVLHGSAPRWVPPADYVEELLADPLDWLDREQENLRHAVEQAAKEGLDELCWDLATTLVTLFEARGYLDHWETTHQVALAAVRRSGNRRGTAALLSSLGTLYLSRGRPEESRTSLDQALTLFDELGDRGGLALCRRDLALLERQAGDDERALALYDRSIRDFGLVGDIVGRATVLTQSAHIWMRRGHTAAAHAQLEEALGIYRSVGFTGGEARALRRVGQVLFQRGEHAEAERTLTDVLAMVRASGDLIGEGHLLRNLGEVKAGRGCYDEARSFFVRALAVREQIMDHGGADVVRRDIENLP, encoded by the coding sequence ATGATCGAGTCGTCGGCAGTGGAACGGACCAGCTCGGCACAGCTTGCCTTCCTGATCCTCGGGCCGCTGGAGGTACGGGGCCCCGCCGGGCACGTACGGATACCTCCCGGCCGCCAGGAGGCGATTCTGGCCGCCCTGCTGCTGGACGCCAACCGGGTGGTGAGCACCGACTACCTCGTCGACCTGATCTGGGACGAGGAGCCGCCCGGCACCGCGCGGACACAGGTCCAGATCTGCGTGTCACGACTGCGCAAGGGGCTCACGGAAGCGGGCATCGACGCCCCGATCACCACCCGCCCGCCGGGCTATCTGCTGCGCGCCGCCGACGAGATGCTCGATCTGCGGCTGTTCAACCGACGTACCGCCGAGGCCCGGGTGCTGGTCAAGGAAGGGCGCGGCGCGGAGGCCGCCGAGCTGCTGCGCGCGGCGGCGGCCCTCTGGCGCGGCCAGTGTCTGGGCGGTGTGACCAGTGACGCGCTGCGGGCCAAGGCGCTCCAGCTCGACGAGGACCGGCTGAACGCCGTGGAGACCTATATCCAGTTGGAGCTCGACCTCGGCCGCCATCACCAACTGGTGGGCGAGATCGGCAGGTTGCTGCACGAAAACCCGTTGCGGGAACGGCTGCGCGGCCAGCTGATGCTGGCTCTGCACCGCTCCGGCCGGCAGTCCGAGGCGCTGGACATCTACCGGGCGGGCCGTGATCTGCTGATCGAGGAGCTGGGGCTGCTCCCCGGCGAGGAACTGCGGCTGCTGGAGACCGCCATCCTGGCGGGCGACAGCGCCCTGCACGCCGGGCCGCTCGCCCCGGTCGCGGGCACGGCTCTCGCCCCGGCTCCGGCTCCCGCTCCGGTACGGACCTCCGTCGAGCCGCCCGCACTCCTTCCGGCGGACCCCGCCGACGTCGGCCACCGTGACGAGCTGCCCCATCAACTCCCAACCGACACGGCGGACTTCGTCGGTGACGAGGTGCTGATCGGGACGGTCGAGGCGGTGCTGACCGGGGGCGCCGGCCAGGGCGCGGTCGGGGTGGCCGTCATGGTCGGCAAGCCCGGCATCGGCAAGAGCACCACCGCCACCCACATCGCGCACCGGCTGAGCGGAAAGGTGTTCCCCGACGGCCAGTTGTACTGCGACCTGCGCGGCGCGGGCGCCGACCCGGTCGCCCCCGCCGACGCGCTCGGCCGTTTCCTGCGGGCGCTGGGCATTCCCGGCCCGGTCATCCCCGCCTCCCTCGACGAACGCGCCGAGATGTACCGGACGCTGATGGCGACCCGCCGGGTCCTGGTCGTCCTGGACGACGCGTACAACGAGAGCCAGGTCCGCCCGCTGCTGCCCGGCAGTGACTGCTGCGCGGTCCTGGTGACGAGCCGGTCCCGGATGACGGCCCTGCCGGGCGCGCGCCGGATCGAGCTGACGATCCTGGACGAGACGCGGGCCCTGGAGCTGATGAGCCTGATCCTCGGCCCCGAGCGGGTGTCCGACGAGCGGGAGGCGGCGAAGGCGCTGATCCGTACGGTCGGCGGGCTGCCCCTGGCGCTGCGGATCGTCGCCGCCCGGCTGGCCGCCCGTCCGCACTGGTCGCTCGCCTCGATGGTCAACCGGCTGGCGAACGAACGTCATCGGCTGGACGAACTGGCCTACGGCGAGATGACCATCCGTACCAGCCTGTCGCTCACGTTCGACGGCCTCGACGCCACCGACCGGCATCTGCTGCGCAGGCTCAGTCTGGCGGAGGGGCCCACACTGCCGGGCTGGCTCGCGGGCGCCCTGCTGGACGACCAGCGCCCGCAGCCGTCGGACCTGATGGAGTCGCTGGTCGACGTACAGATGCTCGATGTCGTCTCGGTGGAGAACACCGGCGAGTTCCGTTACCGGTTCCACGAAATCATCAAGGTCTACGCGCGTGAGCAGCTGTCCGTCACCGACAGCAGGTCCGTTCGGCAGAGCGCGACCGAGCGGATGCTGGGCGGCTGGCTCGCGCTGGCGGAGCGCGCCCACCGCAAGATCTACGGCGGCGACTACACGGTGCTGCACGGCTCGGCCCCCCGGTGGGTGCCGCCCGCCGACTATGTCGAGGAGTTGCTCGCCGACCCGCTCGACTGGCTGGACAGGGAGCAGGAGAATCTCCGTCACGCGGTGGAACAGGCGGCGAAGGAAGGGCTGGACGAACTGTGCTGGGATCTCGCGACCACCTTGGTGACGCTCTTCGAGGCCCGTGGCTATCTGGACCACTGGGAGACGACGCATCAGGTGGCGCTCGCGGCGGTTCGAAGATCCGGCAACAGACGTGGCACCGCCGCACTGCTCAGCTCGCTGGGCACGCTGTATCTCAGCAGGGGACGGCCCGAGGAGTCCAGGACGTCGCTGGACCAGGCACTCACTCTCTTCGACGAACTCGGTGACCGGGGCGGACTGGCCCTCTGCCGAAGGGACCTGGCACTTCTGGAACGACAGGCGGGCGACGACGAACGGGCGTTGGCGCTGTACGACCGGTCGATCCGTGATTTCGGACTGGTCGGCGACATCGTCGGCCGGGCGACGGTACTGACACAGAGCGCGCACATCTGGATGAGACGTGGTCATACGGCAGCCGCGCACGCCCAGTTGGAGGAGGCGCTGGGCATCTACCGGTCGGTGGGGTTCACCGGCGGTGAGGCGCGTGCGCTGCGGCGGGTGGGTCAGGTGCTGTTCCAGCGCGGTGAACATGCCGAGGCCGAACGGACGTTGACCGATGTGCTGGCGATGGTACGGGCCAGTGGTGACCTGATCGGCGAGGGGCATCTGCTGCGCAACCTCGGCGAGGTGAAGGCCGGCCGGGGGTGTTACGACGAGGCCCGGAGCTTCTTCGTCCGCGCGCTGGCGGTACGGGAGCAGATCATGGACCACGGTGGGGCGGACGTCGTACGGCGCGACATCGAGAACCTGCCGTAG
- a CDS encoding glutamate--cysteine ligase 2, translating to MRSVGVEEELLLVDADNGEPRALATAVLASASREADGQDEVFEAELHRQQLEFATSPRTDMGELAAEIDRCRAEAARHADGLGATVAALGTSPLPVSPTIGFGERYRWLADNFGLTTHEQLTCGCHVHVSVASDEEGVAVLDRIRPWLAVLLAMSSNSPFWQGQDSKYSSYRSRVWGRWPSAGPVEVFGSADRYHERIRAMIDTGALLDEGMIYFDARLSHSYPTVEIRVADVCLDSSTTVLLATLVRALVETAARQWQAGQPPARHGVELLRLASWRAARSGLEDQLVHPLTMRPAPAEAVLHALFDHVRDALEDSGDTDSARELLATLLKTGSGARVQRELLARTGDLSAMVTASARRTHG from the coding sequence GTGCGGAGCGTGGGTGTCGAGGAGGAACTGCTCCTGGTGGACGCGGACAACGGCGAGCCGCGGGCCCTGGCGACCGCGGTGCTGGCATCGGCCTCCCGGGAGGCCGACGGGCAGGACGAGGTGTTCGAGGCGGAACTGCACCGGCAGCAGCTGGAGTTCGCGACGTCGCCCCGGACCGACATGGGCGAGCTGGCGGCGGAGATCGACCGCTGCCGGGCCGAGGCCGCCCGGCACGCGGACGGGCTGGGGGCGACGGTCGCCGCGCTCGGGACCTCGCCCCTTCCTGTCAGCCCCACGATCGGCTTCGGGGAGCGGTACCGCTGGCTGGCGGACAACTTCGGGCTGACCACCCACGAGCAGCTCACGTGCGGATGCCATGTGCACGTGTCGGTCGCGTCCGACGAGGAGGGGGTCGCGGTCCTCGACCGTATCCGGCCCTGGCTGGCCGTTCTGCTCGCCATGAGCTCGAACTCCCCTTTCTGGCAGGGCCAGGACAGCAAGTACAGCAGCTACCGCAGCCGGGTGTGGGGACGGTGGCCGTCGGCCGGGCCGGTGGAGGTCTTCGGTTCGGCGGACCGGTACCACGAGCGGATACGGGCGATGATCGACACCGGGGCGCTGCTCGACGAGGGCATGATCTACTTCGACGCCCGGCTCTCGCACTCCTATCCCACGGTGGAGATCAGGGTCGCCGACGTCTGTCTGGACTCCTCCACCACGGTGCTGCTGGCGACCCTGGTCCGCGCGCTGGTGGAGACGGCCGCGCGGCAGTGGCAGGCCGGGCAGCCACCGGCGCGGCACGGGGTGGAACTGCTGCGTCTCGCGTCCTGGCGCGCCGCGCGATCCGGGCTGGAGGACCAACTGGTCCACCCCCTCACCATGCGCCCCGCCCCTGCCGAGGCGGTGCTGCACGCGCTGTTCGACCACGTACGGGACGCCCTGGAGGACAGCGGCGACACCGACTCCGCGCGGGAGTTGCTGGCCACGCTCCTCAAGACCGGCAGCGGCGCCCGGGTTCAGCGCGAACTGCTCGCCCGCACCGGTGACTTGAGCGCCATGGTCACGGCGAGCGCCCGCCGGACCCACGGATAG